The segment CCTTAACGTCGCAGGAGAGCGACTAGCGACGCTTAATAACGATGGCCTGCAAGACGTTATTCGTTTACAGCAAATAGACCAGACCATCGCGCAAACGCGACAGGCCATGATTGAGCCTGAGCGTATGGAGCTGATTCAACAGCGCTTTGAGATGGGGGAGATGATTGCCAATAGCGCGGCGACGATTGAGTCCGCCTGGCAGCAATACTACTCCCGTGATGTCAACACGACAGCGCTTGCCACTTCCTTCAATGCTCAGCTGCAAACCTTTTTAGACAATGGCATGTTCCAGGCGGAAACCGTCTTGCAAGCAGAAGACACGTATCAAGTGTTCACCGGTTTGGACGCAGTCATCAGTGTGATGAATAACGAAGGGCGCGAACTCTCGACGATGGTGAACCAGCTCATCGCCGAAAAACAGGCTGACGCCGAGGTGATGGCTGCCGATGCTGAGCAAGGTCAAGCCAGCATGCTAAGTGCTCAAGCCGCTGTGCTAGGTGTTGGCGTACTGGCGCTTATCCTGCTTGGGGTGATGACGTTACGTTCCATTGTTCGGCCGCTAAAAAGCGCGTCTCGCTTTACCTTGCAAATCGCGGGTGGAAACCTAGCGGCTAAAGTGCCTCCCCATCAGCGTGATGAAGTTGGGATGCTGATGGAATCGCTGAACACTATGCGGAAAAGTCTGAGCAGCATTATTAGCGATGTAAAAGGCGGTATTAATGTAGTTACACCTGCTGCTCGGGATATTGCCAGCGGTAATGAGGCTTTATCGTCTCGTACCGAGCAACAGGCAGCATCGCTACAGCAAACCGCATCCAGCATGGAAGAAATGACCACGACCGTGCGTCAAAACAGCGATAACGCTCAAGAAGCGCGTCGTCTTGCCGATAACAATGCTAAGCAAGTGACCCAAACCGGAGAGCTCATGTCGCAGTTGGTCGAGAATATGCAGCGAATTACCCAAAGCTCGCAAAAAATGACTGACATCATCAATGTGATTGACTCGATTGCTTTCCAAACCAATATTTTGGCGCTCAACGCATCGGTAGAAGCTGCCAGGGCCGGGGAGCATGGTCGTGGATTTGCGGTGGTTGCTGAAGAAGTGCGTAAGCTGGCAGGAAGAAGCGCAAGCGCCTCTCAAGAGATTCGCGTGCTGATTGATGGTTCTAATCAAGAAGTCAATGTAGGGGCTGGGCTGGTCAAAAAAGCCGAAGTAGCGATTAGTGAGGTTGCCGAAGCAGCGCGAAATGTCACGCAGATCATGCATGACATATCGTCAGCGTCAGCAGAACAAAGCCATGGGATCGCGGAGGTGAATCAAGCCGTTGCCGAGATGGATCAAGCGACACAGCAGAATGCCGTTCGTGTCCAGGAAACAGCACGTGCCGCCGTGGCATTAGAGCAGCAAGCAGGCTTATTAGCCCTGTCTGTTGAGGCGTTTCGCTTGAACCATCAGAACTCGCCAACAACAGCGCTTAGCACAGCCCCTACTGCCTATCGATCGCGAGCTCAGCTCCCAGATAGCCCAACTAAACCGCCTTCGTCGCCAACCACACGGCAGCTGGCCGCAGTAGAGGAGTGGGAAGAATTTTGATCGACCAACGCGAGCGGGGAGTTGATGTCGGCCAGTGGGCATCGGGAGGGCAGATCGAACGTGATCTTGTGCTAACCGATGCCGACTTTGCGCGCATACGGGAATTGATTTACCAGCGCGCCGGAATAGTGTTGGCTGAGCATAAGCGTGAAATGGTCTACAGCCGCTTAGCCAAGCGATTGCGTCACCATGGTATTACACGTTTTACCGACTATCTGTCTCGGTTGGAGCGTCAGCCGGACGCTAAAGAGTGGGAGGCGTTTACCAATGCCTTAACCACCAACCTCACCGCTTTTTTTCGTGAGGCGCATCACTTTCCGCTATTAGCTGAGCACATTAAGAAACAGCAAAGTCCCGTGACTATCTGGTGCTCAGCGGCGTCCACCGGGGAAGAGCCCTACTCGATTGCAATGACGTTGTTAGAAACACTGGGGCCAAAAGCCACCCAGGCCAAAGTCATTGCCACGGATATTGACACCGACGCACTAAGCAAAGCGCGGGCAGGCATTTATCCGCTTGAACAGGTGCGTAAGTTAGAGGAAGGGCGGGTTAAGCGGTTTTTCCAGAAAGGCACCGGTGGTCATGCAGGTTTGGCACGCGTAAGGCCCGAAGTATCATCGTTGGTGGAGTTTTTGCCGCTTAATTTGCTGGCACCCCAGTGGTCGGTAAAAGGCCCTTTCGATGCCGTTTTTTGTCGCAATATCATGATTTATTTCGATAAAGATACCCAGGCTAAGATTCTAAAACGGTTTGCTCCGCTAATGAAGCCAGACGCGTTACTGTTTGCGGGACACTCGGAAAACTTTTCGTATATCAGCGATGCATTCAAGCTGCGTGGGCAAACGGTTTATACCCTCGCAAAAAAATAAATCGGTTACGTGCGTTAACTCCTTTGGGCAATTGCCCTACCGGAGTGGGTTGGCACACAGGTGGCTACCGTAATAAAGGAGGCGTGCTTTGAGCGCAGCCAAAATCAAAGTGTTGTGCGTCGATGATTCGGCGCTGATTCGTGATTTGTTAACGGAAATAATCAACTCTCAGCCGGATATGGAAGTCGTCGCCGTCGCGCCAGACCCCATTGCTGCGAGAGATCTGATCAAACAACACAATCCTGACGTGCTGACATTGGACGTAGAAATGCCGCGGATGGATGGTCTTGATTTTCTTGAGCGGTTAATGCGGCTTCGTCCTATGCCGGTACTCATGGTGTCATCGCTGACCCAGAGTGGCTCAGAGATTACTCTGCGTGCGTTAGAGTTAGGCGCATTGGATTTCGTGGCCAAGCCCAGCTTGGGTATTCGTAGCGGCATGATGGAGTATGCAACTGAAATTACCGACAAGCTTCGCGCCGCTGCTCGCTCGCGTCCTCGCCAAGCCCGCCATAAAAATGCGCCGCCACCCACGCAGCTAAAAGCGCCAATGGTGTCGAGTGAAAAGCTGATTATCATTGGTGCTTCTACCGGCGGCACAGAAGCGATTCGGTCAGTGCTCGAACCACTGCCTGCGAATGCGCCAGCCATCTTGATTACCCAGCACATGCCAGGTGGTTTTACCCGCTCTTTCGCCGAGCGGCTAGATCGACTGTGTCGAATTAGCGTAAAAGAAGCCACCGATGGCGAGCGTGTCTTGCCAGGCCATGCCTATATCGCCCCAGGCGATCAACACCTAGAGCTTGTACGCAGTGGTGCCAACTACGTCGTGCGCTTAAATGATGGTCCGCCGGTGAATCGTCACCGTCCCTCTGTTGATGTGCTGTTTCACTCGGCTTCTAAGCATGCTGGTAAAAACGCCATTGGTGTGATTTTGACCGGGATGGGGAAGGATGGCGCTGTAGGTCTTCTTGAAATGCGTGAAGCCGGGGCGGCCACCATTGCACAAAATGAAGAAAGCTGTGTGGTGTTTGGTATGCCAAGAGAAGCCATCTCCGTCGGGGGAGCAGTAGAAGTGGTTGCTTTAGATGACATTCCATCGCGGTTGATGGCCTTAATTGCCGCTTCAGGGCGTGCTCAGCGGGTATAACACCCCGTTACGCATTAATAGAAAAGGGGAGCAAAAAATGACACGCTCACTGCGTCATATCAGTATTCACTCTGCCGTTATTGTCGCGTTGGCTAGCTTTGTCATGCTGATAGTGCTGTTAGCTGGTATCAGCTTCATGGCAGATCGTAATGCGCAGGCCAACCTGTCAACCTATAGCCTCATCAGTAATAGTCAGCTCAACGAGATTAATCGCGCTGACTCGTTGCTCAACCAGGCAATGCTGGCCATGGAAACGGCATCCAACTTTTTAATGGTCGGTCAAACACGCCAATCCAATGCCCAGGTCGACATTGCTCTGGATCGAATTGAGCGCGCCGAACAGCGTTTTGAGAGCTTTGCTGCGACGCCACGCACAGCGCAAGGTGAAGCATTGGGTGAGGCATTGATAGAAGACTTCCGCGAAGTACTGGCCTTGGTCAAACAGCAGCATGCGACGTTCGAAACCATGGACATCAGTACCTTTAATCAGCTTCGGGGCGAGCTGGTAGAGCCATTGAACAACTTAGCCAATAGCGCCACTGCTTTTGTACAGTATGGTTTTCAACGGGTAGACAGCATTCGTGGCGACGCTGATGCGCAAGGCGATGTGTTTATGTTAGTCAATGCGCTTGCTGTGGCAATTGCGCTATTGGTAACTGCGTTCATCTATATGGCATTACGACGCACCGTCATCGCGCCGTTGAATGACGCCGTAAGACGGCTGGACAAAATATCTCAGGCTGACCTAACGGAGCCCGTTCCCGCGTCAGGCAAAAATGAAGTGGGACGTCTTTTTTCAGCGATGGGCACGATGCAGCAAAACCTGACGGCGATTGTGACGCGGGTGCGAGAAGGCAGTAGTGAAATACATCACGGCACTCGAGAGATAGCGAGTGGCAATGCGGATTTGTCATCACGCACTGAACAGCAGGCCGCCTCGATTGAAGAAACAGCTGCCAGCATGGAACAAATGACGGCAACGGTTAAACAGAATGCCGACAATGCGCGCCAGGCAAGCACGCTGGCCGCAGATGCCTCCACCACTGCCGAGCAAGGCGGCCAAGTGGTTGAGCAGGTAGTGCAGACCATGCATGGTATTTCTACCAGCTCCCAGAAAGTGGCTGATATCACCAGTGTGATTGACTCTATTGCTTTTCAAACCAATATTTTGGCACTGAATGCCTCGGTAGAGGCGGCTCGCGCTGGCGAGCAAGGGCGTGGTTTTGCCGTTGTGGCAGGCGAGGTTCGCAACTTAGCTAGCCGCAGTGCCGATGCGGCAAAAGAGATCAAAACACTGATTGATGCCTCCGTTGCACAAATCAAGCAAGGCTCTACGCTGGTAGAACAAGCGGGCACCACTATGTCCGATGTGGTGACGGCTGTCCGTAGAGTGACCGATATTATGGATGAGATTTCTGCAGCATCTCAGGAACAGAGCGATGGCATTGAGCAGGTAAGCCAAGCGGTAGGGCAGATGGATGAAGTCACCCAGCAGAATGCGGCGCTGGTTCAGGAAGCCTCCGCAGCGGCTATGTCGCTTGAAGAGCAAGCAAATAAGTTAGAAGAGGCGGTGGCTGTCTTTGCTTTGTTAACTAGCCAAGAGGGAGGGCAGCGTCAAACGTTGCCAGCGAGTAGCCAAGTAAACGTGCCTGCTGTCAGGCAGCAGGCAGTCACTACGCCCAGCGCTCGCCGAACCCCAGAGCCTAGCCACCACGACGAGTGGGAAGCGTTCTAGGTTTTAATAGCCGTTTTAAGGACGGTTTTAAGAACTGCTTTAAGGATGTTTTTAAGCATCGTTATTTTAGAAATAATTTGATTGAGAGGATGACCAATGGCCGATAAGAACATGAGTTTTCTGGTAGTGGACGACTTTCCCACCATGCGCCGGATCGTTCGCAGCTTGTTGAAAGAGCTAGGTTTTACCAATGTTGATGAAGCAGAAGATGGTCAGGACGCCCTGAATAAGCTGCGTGCGGGTAACTTCGAATTCGTTGTATCTGATTGGAATATGCCTAATCTGGACGGCTTAGAAATGCTTAAAGAGATCCGCCAGGATGAAGCACTGAAAGGGCTACCCGTATTGATGGTGACCGCGGAAGCCAAAAAAGAGAACATTATCGCGGCCGCCCAAGCGGGCGCTAACGGCTACGTCGTCAAGCCGTTTACAGCAGCCACACTCGAAGAAAAGCTAAACAAAATCTTCGATAAGATGGGTAAATGAAGCGGCT is part of the Halomonas sp. GT genome and harbors:
- a CDS encoding protein-glutamate methylesterase/protein-glutamine glutaminase encodes the protein MSAAKIKVLCVDDSALIRDLLTEIINSQPDMEVVAVAPDPIAARDLIKQHNPDVLTLDVEMPRMDGLDFLERLMRLRPMPVLMVSSLTQSGSEITLRALELGALDFVAKPSLGIRSGMMEYATEITDKLRAAARSRPRQARHKNAPPPTQLKAPMVSSEKLIIIGASTGGTEAIRSVLEPLPANAPAILITQHMPGGFTRSFAERLDRLCRISVKEATDGERVLPGHAYIAPGDQHLELVRSGANYVVRLNDGPPVNRHRPSVDVLFHSASKHAGKNAIGVILTGMGKDGAVGLLEMREAGAATIAQNEESCVVFGMPREAISVGGAVEVVALDDIPSRLMALIAASGRAQRV
- the cheY gene encoding chemotaxis response regulator CheY, with amino-acid sequence MADKNMSFLVVDDFPTMRRIVRSLLKELGFTNVDEAEDGQDALNKLRAGNFEFVVSDWNMPNLDGLEMLKEIRQDEALKGLPVLMVTAEAKKENIIAAAQAGANGYVVKPFTAATLEEKLNKIFDKMGK
- a CDS encoding methyl-accepting chemotaxis protein, whose translation is MRNNQPVTQREVELQSDDFLVSRTDLKGRITYANPAFIQISGFQHEELIGAPHNLIRHPDMPPAAFENLWQTVKSGETWRGLVKNRCKNGDHYWVSASVTPIIEDDHVVGYASVRVQATREAIAQAEQAYAEIREGRNKHLYLDKGRLRKKGLIQRLKRIRLDTLRAKLIGMIVVAGALLLVSGGLGLYGLNVAGERLATLNNDGLQDVIRLQQIDQTIAQTRQAMIEPERMELIQQRFEMGEMIANSAATIESAWQQYYSRDVNTTALATSFNAQLQTFLDNGMFQAETVLQAEDTYQVFTGLDAVISVMNNEGRELSTMVNQLIAEKQADAEVMAADAEQGQASMLSAQAAVLGVGVLALILLGVMTLRSIVRPLKSASRFTLQIAGGNLAAKVPPHQRDEVGMLMESLNTMRKSLSSIISDVKGGINVVTPAARDIASGNEALSSRTEQQAASLQQTASSMEEMTTTVRQNSDNAQEARRLADNNAKQVTQTGELMSQLVENMQRITQSSQKMTDIINVIDSIAFQTNILALNASVEAARAGEHGRGFAVVAEEVRKLAGRSASASQEIRVLIDGSNQEVNVGAGLVKKAEVAISEVAEAARNVTQIMHDISSASAEQSHGIAEVNQAVAEMDQATQQNAVRVQETARAAVALEQQAGLLALSVEAFRLNHQNSPTTALSTAPTAYRSRAQLPDSPTKPPSSPTTRQLAAVEEWEEF
- a CDS encoding CheR family methyltransferase; protein product: MIDQRERGVDVGQWASGGQIERDLVLTDADFARIRELIYQRAGIVLAEHKREMVYSRLAKRLRHHGITRFTDYLSRLERQPDAKEWEAFTNALTTNLTAFFREAHHFPLLAEHIKKQQSPVTIWCSAASTGEEPYSIAMTLLETLGPKATQAKVIATDIDTDALSKARAGIYPLEQVRKLEEGRVKRFFQKGTGGHAGLARVRPEVSSLVEFLPLNLLAPQWSVKGPFDAVFCRNIMIYFDKDTQAKILKRFAPLMKPDALLFAGHSENFSYISDAFKLRGQTVYTLAKK
- a CDS encoding methyl-accepting chemotaxis protein codes for the protein MTRSLRHISIHSAVIVALASFVMLIVLLAGISFMADRNAQANLSTYSLISNSQLNEINRADSLLNQAMLAMETASNFLMVGQTRQSNAQVDIALDRIERAEQRFESFAATPRTAQGEALGEALIEDFREVLALVKQQHATFETMDISTFNQLRGELVEPLNNLANSATAFVQYGFQRVDSIRGDADAQGDVFMLVNALAVAIALLVTAFIYMALRRTVIAPLNDAVRRLDKISQADLTEPVPASGKNEVGRLFSAMGTMQQNLTAIVTRVREGSSEIHHGTREIASGNADLSSRTEQQAASIEETAASMEQMTATVKQNADNARQASTLAADASTTAEQGGQVVEQVVQTMHGISTSSQKVADITSVIDSIAFQTNILALNASVEAARAGEQGRGFAVVAGEVRNLASRSADAAKEIKTLIDASVAQIKQGSTLVEQAGTTMSDVVTAVRRVTDIMDEISAASQEQSDGIEQVSQAVGQMDEVTQQNAALVQEASAAAMSLEEQANKLEEAVAVFALLTSQEGGQRQTLPASSQVNVPAVRQQAVTTPSARRTPEPSHHDEWEAF